A part of Streptomyces sp. NBC_01235 genomic DNA contains:
- a CDS encoding helix-turn-helix domain-containing protein: MRAVPTLDEVRTWPATVGVPEAARAIGVSKSHLYDMVRRGEAPVTVLTFGARHRIVTASLVRLLEGA; this comes from the coding sequence ATGCGCGCCGTTCCCACCCTCGACGAGGTCCGTACCTGGCCCGCCACGGTCGGAGTACCCGAGGCCGCCCGCGCGATCGGCGTATCGAAGTCGCACCTGTACGACATGGTCCGAAGGGGTGAGGCGCCGGTCACGGTCCTGACCTTCGGCGCGCGCCACAGGATCGTGACGGCTTCTCTCGTCCGCCTTCTCGAAGGCGCATGA